GCAGGATTCCGGGGAACTGTAGTCGAACTGCTCCGTGAAGAGTTACCCGCACTCAAACAGGATGGCGCTCTCAAGGTTTTCTCATGCGGACCAAATCCAATGCTGAAAGCAGTTGCCGCATTCTGCCGCGAGCAGAGTCTGAGATGTGATATCTCACTTGAATCGGTTATGGGCTGCGGTATAGGGATCTGTTACGGCTGCAGCGTCGAAGTCAAAAAACCCGATGGGGGACTCCGCACCATCCTGCTCTGTCAGGAGGGCCCTGTCATTGATGCCGAACTGCTTGCGGTATAAAAAAGATAATTTTATCTTTACAAGAGCTCTGAACGGTATTCCCGAAAGCTTTTTTTCAACAAACTACCAACTACCATGGCAAAAGGACTTAACAAAGTAATGCTGATCGGCCACCTCGGCAACGATCCCGAAATGAAAGTCACTACCTCCGGCCAGTCGAGGGTTACTTTTACTCTGGCAACCAATGAAAACTTCAAAGACAACAACGGCAATCTGCAGGAGAGAACAGAATGGCACCGGATCGTCGTTTGGGCCAAACTTGCTGAAATATGCAGTCAATACCTGAAAAAGGGACGACAAGTTTACGTCGAAGGGCGTCTGCAGACCAGAAGCTGGGACGATCCCAAAAACGGCGAAAAAAGATATACAACCGAGATTGTCTGTTCCGACATGCAGATGCTCGGCGGAGCGCGGGAACAGGGAGGCGGAACGAGCTCTGAAAGCAGCTCCCAGGGTTACGAGCGCCAGCAAAGCCCTCATGACTATCCATCGCCACCAACCCACCCGTCAGTACCCATGCTTGAAAATGACAAGGATGACCTGCCATTCTGAAGCGTTTTAAGTTGTCAGTTTTCAGTTTTCAGTTGTCAGCAATTACTGATAACTGAGGACTGATTACTGATAACTGACAACTGACAACTGATTACTGATGACCACCAAAAGCGCTCCTGCGGCTCACCCGATAACACGTTACTATCAACGATGGATGCACTGAAAAAAAATATTCTTGCCGGAAACATTGCACCGGTTTACCTCTTTTATGGCACCGAAAGCTATCTCAAGGAAGAGTTTGCCGACCTTATCAAAACGGCTGTTTTTCCATCCGAAAGCGATGCGGCCTGCAATACCCATATCCTTTACGCTCCCGACCTCACACCAGGTGAACTGATATCAAAAGCCTCGGAATACCCGATGTTCACCCCAAAACAACTGATCATTGTCCGGCAGTTTGAAAAAATCAAGAAGCCCCCGACCAGAGAGTTGCAGAAACAACACGAAGAAAAATTCAGCCGTTACCTGACCAATCCGGCTGAGTTTACCGTCCTGATACTCGATGCTGGCCAGATTGAGAAAAAAGAGATTGAAAAACCACCTTTCAGCACGCTGAAAAAATACCGCCACGACTTCCCGGCCATCAAAACTCCGGAACTCTTCGCTTCCAACAGAGCCAAAGCTTCCGGATGGAGCTTTGAGCCCGATGCCCTCAAAGCCTTTACCGCCTATATTGAGCCATCAGCGCGGGAAATATGCCACGAAATTGAAAAAATCATCCTGTACGCCTCTGCCAGGGGAGCTGAAAAACGGATCACAGCATCCGACGTCCTCGACAGTGTCGGCGTATCACGCACCTACAACGTCTTTGAACTTGAAAAAGCCCTGGCAGAACGAAGTCTGAGGCTCTGCAGCGGCATATCGCTCATGATCATGGAGCAGGAAGGACAGAAAGAGGGGCTCGGTAACATCGTCCGTTTTCTTGCCACCTTTTATATCCGCCTCTGGAAGCTCTCGCTTCCGGAGGTACGGCAACTTCCCCAGGCAGAAATCGCAAAAATCCTCGGCATGTTTGGCAAACAGGAGTACTTCGTCAAAAACTACCTTGCCTACACCCGCTCATTTTCACTTCAGGATACCGAGCGAGCCATCACCGCCCTCAAAGAGACCGATGCCGCACTCAAAGGGCTGCTCCCCTACCCCGACGAAAAATACCTGCTCCTGCGGCTCATGCAAAAACTGCTCGGATAAATTGAGCCCCGCCATCACAACCACCCCTTGCGGCGATACCAGGAGATCGTTTTTGCAATACCTTCGCCGAGGGTTGTGCTGGCTGTAAAACCAAGATCCATTTCAGCCTGAGCGGAGGAACAGACCCAGTAATCCTGCACCAGTTCATAAGCCTTGTCACGATTGATGAGCGCAAC
The DNA window shown above is from Pelodictyon phaeoclathratiforme BU-1 and carries:
- a CDS encoding single-stranded DNA-binding protein, yielding MAKGLNKVMLIGHLGNDPEMKVTTSGQSRVTFTLATNENFKDNNGNLQERTEWHRIVVWAKLAEICSQYLKKGRQVYVEGRLQTRSWDDPKNGEKRYTTEIVCSDMQMLGGAREQGGGTSSESSSQGYERQQSPHDYPSPPTHPSVPMLENDKDDLPF
- the holA gene encoding DNA polymerase III subunit delta is translated as MDALKKNILAGNIAPVYLFYGTESYLKEEFADLIKTAVFPSESDAACNTHILYAPDLTPGELISKASEYPMFTPKQLIIVRQFEKIKKPPTRELQKQHEEKFSRYLTNPAEFTVLILDAGQIEKKEIEKPPFSTLKKYRHDFPAIKTPELFASNRAKASGWSFEPDALKAFTAYIEPSAREICHEIEKIILYASARGAEKRITASDVLDSVGVSRTYNVFELEKALAERSLRLCSGISLMIMEQEGQKEGLGNIVRFLATFYIRLWKLSLPEVRQLPQAEIAKILGMFGKQEYFVKNYLAYTRSFSLQDTERAITALKETDAALKGLLPYPDEKYLLLRLMQKLLG